A DNA window from Bradyrhizobium sp. CCBAU 53421 contains the following coding sequences:
- a CDS encoding PAS domain S-box protein — MTAELPPNSQAPRAFSLSIGQLTFGSFLLVLAVIIITSTASVIAIRHIDTTFAELQRLQSVGDIAEDIDRRTNELRLAARDFVTEPGSQSAQVAEAAQSLSEILKKTRIELAPEQQDMIDGVTQRLATYRSGIERISALLSRRAEIVAGLPPLRDAFDKAVAGSNDAALANTLSLAQSRIATALLAHNTSAAEQAAQSMRAMTIADPALRSAVDNYAEAISAISVREGQIADIDREVLGAEGRLIQKVTELLRELSSRRGHVLSRDFARTLAEAKWQSIVLGTAGVLIGLFASVLVVRRTVRPLARIAGSIRKVAGGEKSAFIPGADLDNEIGDIARAAEVFRQTLVDADSAREAALRALAEQRLAEESYHKLFEASVDGIYVTTPGGALLNANPALARMMGYATPQDLINGIGDIASTVYVDAAAREQYQQLMLRDGTVRDYEYQVRSRDGTVLWLSDSATVVRNDEGEVIRYEGTVRDITDQKRAEDAIAEGRRLLQMVIDTVPAVINVKERNLRYVLMNRYMAGIFGIEPQDAIGQTTAELMARYGAAKTDENDKRVLSARRELGFYEEEYRDAAGNMRQWLVNKLPILDAQGDIENIVTVALDIGERKRSEQEMRKARDSAEAALRNLRETQNSLIEAEKLAALGRLVAGVAHEVNNPVGISLTVASALERKTANFATQVERGDLRRSSLNDFLNTARDASSQLVANLNRAAELIQSFKQVAADRNYSDQRTFDLGDLTEQVVMSLRPGLRKHNLTLNVDCEPNLIMNSYPGPYGQVLTNLFLNAVAHAFPDGKAGEVEIQVHASGNDYVEVIFADNGCGMSLDVRRRAFDPFFTTRRDQGGTGLGLHIVYSIVTNRLGGRLSLDSAPGNGTRIQMILPRVAPLEQAAE, encoded by the coding sequence ATGACCGCTGAATTGCCGCCGAACTCGCAAGCGCCGCGTGCGTTCTCCCTCTCGATTGGCCAGCTCACGTTCGGCAGCTTCTTGCTGGTGCTGGCTGTGATCATCATCACATCCACCGCCAGCGTGATCGCGATCCGGCACATCGACACGACGTTTGCCGAGCTGCAGCGGCTGCAGAGCGTCGGCGACATCGCCGAGGACATCGATCGTCGCACCAACGAGCTGCGGCTGGCGGCGCGGGACTTCGTCACCGAGCCCGGCAGCCAGTCGGCCCAGGTCGCGGAGGCGGCCCAGTCATTGAGCGAGATCCTGAAGAAGACCCGGATCGAGCTGGCGCCCGAACAGCAGGACATGATCGACGGTGTCACCCAGCGGCTGGCGACCTATCGCAGCGGGATCGAGCGCATCTCGGCGCTGCTGAGCCGCCGCGCCGAGATCGTCGCCGGGCTGCCGCCGCTGCGCGACGCGTTCGACAAGGCGGTCGCCGGGAGCAATGACGCGGCGCTGGCAAACACGCTGTCGCTGGCCCAGAGCCGCATTGCCACCGCGCTGCTGGCGCACAACACGTCGGCCGCCGAGCAGGCCGCGCAAAGCATGCGGGCGATGACCATCGCCGATCCCGCCTTGCGCAGCGCGGTCGACAACTATGCCGAGGCGATCAGCGCGATCTCGGTGCGCGAGGGCCAGATCGCCGACATCGACCGCGAGGTGCTCGGCGCCGAAGGCCGCCTGATCCAGAAGGTCACCGAGCTGTTGCGCGAGCTCAGCTCGCGCCGCGGCCATGTGCTGTCGCGCGACTTTGCGCGGACACTGGCCGAGGCAAAATGGCAGAGCATCGTGCTCGGCACGGCGGGGGTGCTGATTGGCCTGTTCGCTTCGGTGCTGGTGGTTCGCCGCACCGTTCGCCCGCTCGCCAGGATCGCTGGATCGATTCGCAAGGTCGCGGGCGGCGAGAAGAGCGCGTTCATTCCAGGCGCCGACCTCGACAACGAGATCGGCGACATCGCGCGCGCCGCCGAAGTGTTCCGCCAGACCCTTGTCGACGCCGACAGCGCGCGCGAGGCTGCACTGCGCGCGCTCGCCGAGCAGCGGCTCGCCGAGGAGAGCTACCACAAGCTGTTCGAGGCATCGGTCGACGGCATCTACGTCACGACGCCGGGCGGCGCGCTGCTCAACGCCAATCCGGCGCTGGCGCGGATGATGGGCTACGCCACGCCGCAGGACCTGATCAACGGCATCGGCGACATCGCCTCGACCGTCTATGTCGATGCGGCGGCACGGGAGCAATACCAGCAGCTGATGCTGCGCGACGGCACGGTGCGTGACTACGAGTATCAGGTGCGTTCACGCGACGGCACCGTGCTGTGGCTGTCCGATTCTGCGACCGTCGTACGCAACGACGAGGGCGAGGTGATCCGCTACGAGGGCACGGTGCGCGACATTACCGACCAGAAGCGCGCCGAGGATGCCATCGCCGAAGGCCGCCGGCTGTTGCAGATGGTGATCGACACGGTGCCCGCCGTCATCAACGTCAAGGAACGCAATCTGCGCTACGTGCTGATGAACCGCTATATGGCGGGCATCTTCGGCATCGAGCCGCAGGACGCGATCGGCCAGACCACCGCCGAGCTGATGGCGCGCTATGGTGCGGCCAAGACCGACGAGAACGACAAGCGCGTGCTGTCGGCGCGGCGCGAGCTTGGTTTCTATGAAGAGGAGTACAGGGACGCAGCCGGCAACATGCGGCAATGGCTGGTCAACAAGCTGCCGATCCTCGATGCCCAGGGCGACATCGAGAACATCGTCACCGTCGCGCTCGACATCGGCGAGCGCAAGCGCTCCGAGCAGGAGATGCGCAAGGCGCGGGACTCCGCGGAGGCTGCGCTGCGCAACCTGCGGGAAACCCAGAATTCGCTGATCGAGGCCGAGAAGCTCGCCGCGCTCGGCCGCCTGGTGGCGGGCGTCGCCCATGAGGTCAACAACCCCGTCGGCATCAGCCTGACGGTGGCGTCCGCGCTTGAGCGCAAGACCGCGAATTTCGCGACACAGGTAGAGCGCGGCGACTTGCGCCGCTCGAGCCTCAACGACTTTCTGAACACGGCGCGCGATGCCTCCTCGCAGCTCGTCGCCAATCTGAACCGCGCCGCCGAGCTGATCCAGTCGTTCAAGCAGGTCGCCGCCGACCGCAACTATTCGGACCAGCGCACCTTCGATCTCGGCGATCTGACCGAGCAGGTGGTGATGAGTCTGCGGCCCGGCCTGCGCAAGCACAATCTGACGCTCAACGTCGATTGCGAGCCGAACCTGATCATGAATTCCTATCCCGGACCGTATGGCCAGGTGCTGACCAACCTGTTCCTCAACGCGGTCGCGCATGCGTTCCCGGACGGCAAGGCCGGCGAGGTCGAGATCCAGGTCCACGCCTCGGGCAACGACTATGTCGAGGTGATCTTCGCCGACAATGGCTGCGGCATGAGCCTCGACGTGCGGCGCCGCGCCTTTGATCCGTTCTTCACGACGCGGCGCGACCAGGGCGGCACCGGGCTCGGGCTGCATATCGTCTACAGCATCGTCACCAACCGCCTCGGCGGCCGGCTCTCGCTGGATTCCGCACCGGGCAATGGCACCCGCATCCAGATGATCCTGCCGCGCGTCGCGCCGCTGGAGCAGGCCGCGGAGTAG
- a CDS encoding GrlR family regulatory protein → MKNGLYSIHVTLLDGRVGKGSGVILFRDGQILGGDAYLYYTGSYTVKGDAFKGEVLVQRHTTPRDTDNPLFGGPAPVGIGVSGTFTDTRGTMSGTALVGKASLIFGATLHKLADIN, encoded by the coding sequence ATGAAGAACGGGCTGTACTCAATCCACGTCACCCTGCTGGATGGACGCGTCGGCAAGGGCAGCGGAGTGATTCTCTTCCGCGACGGGCAAATTCTCGGCGGCGATGCCTACCTGTATTACACCGGCAGCTACACGGTGAAGGGTGACGCGTTCAAGGGCGAGGTCCTCGTGCAACGCCACACCACGCCGCGCGACACCGACAACCCGCTGTTCGGCGGGCCCGCACCGGTCGGCATCGGCGTCTCCGGGACTTTCACCGACACCCGCGGCACCATGAGCGGAACCGCGCTGGTCGGCAAGGCCAGCCTGATCTTCGGCGCCACCCTGCACAAGCTCGCCGATATCAATTAG
- a CDS encoding VOC family protein has protein sequence MPVVTWDHVHLRSPDPEATATWLRDILGGEIIRGPGRIDVQLGGAKVFIAEVTQGDGVNAAPVTPYQGLDHFGLTVKDIDAVAAEIKAKGVEFTKEPTTIRPGVRICFIRGPQGISIELLERDKKYA, from the coding sequence ATGCCCGTCGTCACCTGGGACCACGTCCATCTGCGCAGCCCCGATCCTGAGGCCACCGCGACCTGGCTGCGCGACATCCTCGGCGGCGAAATCATCCGCGGCCCCGGCCGCATCGACGTTCAGCTCGGCGGGGCCAAGGTTTTCATCGCGGAGGTGACACAGGGCGACGGCGTCAACGCCGCGCCGGTGACGCCCTATCAAGGGCTCGATCATTTCGGGCTGACCGTGAAGGACATCGACGCGGTCGCGGCCGAGATCAAGGCCAAGGGCGTCGAGTTCACCAAGGAACCGACCACGATCCGTCCCGGCGTACGGATCTGCTTCATCCGCGGCCCGCAGGGCATCTCGATCGAGCTGCTCGAGCGCGACAAGAAATACGCGTGA